The Arabidopsis thaliana chromosome 5, partial sequence genomic interval caagaACTACAAGGATAATAACACATGCATTTTAATTTATCGCAAGGTGTTCTTTGGACGCATCGGCCCAATCCCTTCCGTTTCTGTAGGCATAGAGCATTACAATTGCCAGCACCACAATCTATTTCGGTTAAA includes:
- the LCR3 gene encoding low-molecular-weight cysteine-rich 3 (low-molecular-weight cysteine-rich 3 (LCR3); INVOLVED IN: defense response; LOCATED IN: endomembrane system; CONTAINS InterPro DOMAIN/s: S locus-related glycoprotein 1 binding pollen coat (InterPro:IPR010851), Knottin (InterPro:IPR003614); BEST Arabidopsis thaliana protein match is: low-molecular-weight cysteine-rich 20 (TAIR:AT5G47075.1); Has 56 Blast hits to 56 proteins in 3 species: Archae - 0; Bacteria - 0; Metazoa - 0; Fungi - 0; Plants - 56; Viruses - 0; Other Eukaryotes - 0 (source: NCBI BLink).), which translates into the protein MTKSIISAFFIILILGMMVNEIEGQQQQQRCEEALTEIDCGAGNCNALCLQKRKGLGRCVQRTPCDKLKCMCYYPCSS